In the Telopea speciosissima isolate NSW1024214 ecotype Mountain lineage chromosome 2, Tspe_v1, whole genome shotgun sequence genome, one interval contains:
- the LOC122651436 gene encoding clathrin interactor 1-like isoform X2 — protein sequence MSILGTRTTTPNPTITSNNNNTTNMGTPFFHEFKKQASFFLREKIKMARLALTDCTPAQLLTEDATNENQWAPDTRTMGLISRAAFEVDDYWRIVDILHKRLSRFDRKNWRVSYKALILLEHLLTHGPESVAEEFQTDKDVIQEMESFQYIDERGFNWGLTVRKKSERVLKLLEKSQLLKEERDRARKLTRGIEGFGSFSHRSSSTEATSFRNSSMKMYERNHSESNDLEDNNQFSLDCSDEGQKNEMIKKQIDKSLKENKAPMEEITPELHEWDCKRESISLLDNQKDEVNVGFSIEEDHPFINSELQFTTSLTTT from the exons ATGTCGATCCTTGGAACCAGAACAACAACCCCCAACCCCACCATcaccagcaacaacaacaacaccacTAACATGGGTACCCCTTTCTTCCATGAGTTCAAGAAGCAGGCTTCTTTCTTCCtcagagagaagatcaagatgGCACGATTGGCTTTGACCGATTGTACCCCTGCACAACT ATTGACAGAAGATGCTACAAATGAGAATCAATGGGCACCTGACACACGAACCATGGGTTTGATATCGAGGGCTGCTTTTGAAGTTGATGATTACTGGAGAATTGTTGATATTCTGCACAAAAG ACTGTCTAGATTTGACAGAAAAAATTGGAGAGTTTCCTACAAGGCTTTGATCTTACTGGAACACCTTCTGACCCACGGACCGGAGAGTGTCGCAGAGGAGTTTCAGACTGATAAAGATGTAATTCAGGAGATGGAGAGCTTTCAATATATTGATGAGAGAGG ATTCAATTGGGGCCTCACTGTCAGGAAGAAATCCGAGAGGGTGTTGAAGCTGCTGGAAAAGAGCCAACTCCTCAAAGAAGAGAGGGACCGAGCTCGCAAACTAACTCGTGGCATTGAAGGGTTTGGCAGCTTCAGTCACCGGTCTTCATCAACTGAAGCAACGAGTTTCAGAAACTCTTCCATGAAAATGTATGAGAGGAATCATTCAGAATCTAATGATCTTGAGGACAATAATCAATTCTCCTTGGATTGTTCTGATGAAGGTCAGAAGAATGAGATGATAAAGAAGCAGATTGACAAAAGTCTTAAAGAAAATAAGGCCCCAATGGAGGAAATTACTCCAGAACTCCATGAATGGGACTGCAAAAGAGAGTCAATATCTCTTTTGGATAATCAGAAAGATGAAGTCAATGTGGGATTTTCAATTGAAGAAGATCATCCATTCATCAATTCTGAACTCCAGTTTACCACTTCCCTAACTACTACTTAA
- the LOC122651436 gene encoding uncharacterized protein LOC122651436 isoform X4, with amino-acid sequence MSILGTRTTTPNPTITSNNNNTTNMGTPFFHEFKKQASFFLREKIKMARLALTDCTPAQLLTEDATNENQWAPDTRTMGLISRAAFEVDDYWRIVDILHKRFNWGLTVRKKSERVLKLLEKSQLLKEERDRARKLTRGIEGFGSFSHRSSSTEATSFRNSSMKMYERNHSESNDLEDNNQFSLDCSDEGQKNEMIKKQIDKSLKENKAPMEEITPELHEWDCKRESISLLDNQKDEVNVGFSIEEDHPFINSELQFTTSLTTT; translated from the exons ATGTCGATCCTTGGAACCAGAACAACAACCCCCAACCCCACCATcaccagcaacaacaacaacaccacTAACATGGGTACCCCTTTCTTCCATGAGTTCAAGAAGCAGGCTTCTTTCTTCCtcagagagaagatcaagatgGCACGATTGGCTTTGACCGATTGTACCCCTGCACAACT ATTGACAGAAGATGCTACAAATGAGAATCAATGGGCACCTGACACACGAACCATGGGTTTGATATCGAGGGCTGCTTTTGAAGTTGATGATTACTGGAGAATTGTTGATATTCTGCACAAAAG ATTCAATTGGGGCCTCACTGTCAGGAAGAAATCCGAGAGGGTGTTGAAGCTGCTGGAAAAGAGCCAACTCCTCAAAGAAGAGAGGGACCGAGCTCGCAAACTAACTCGTGGCATTGAAGGGTTTGGCAGCTTCAGTCACCGGTCTTCATCAACTGAAGCAACGAGTTTCAGAAACTCTTCCATGAAAATGTATGAGAGGAATCATTCAGAATCTAATGATCTTGAGGACAATAATCAATTCTCCTTGGATTGTTCTGATGAAGGTCAGAAGAATGAGATGATAAAGAAGCAGATTGACAAAAGTCTTAAAGAAAATAAGGCCCCAATGGAGGAAATTACTCCAGAACTCCATGAATGGGACTGCAAAAGAGAGTCAATATCTCTTTTGGATAATCAGAAAGATGAAGTCAATGTGGGATTTTCAATTGAAGAAGATCATCCATTCATCAATTCTGAACTCCAGTTTACCACTTCCCTAACTACTACTTAA
- the LOC122651436 gene encoding clathrin interactor 1-like isoform X1, with the protein MSILGTRTTTPNPTITSNNNNTTNMGTPFFHEFKKQASFFLREKIKMARLALTDCTPAQLDILLVEFERLTEDATNENQWAPDTRTMGLISRAAFEVDDYWRIVDILHKRLSRFDRKNWRVSYKALILLEHLLTHGPESVAEEFQTDKDVIQEMESFQYIDERGFNWGLTVRKKSERVLKLLEKSQLLKEERDRARKLTRGIEGFGSFSHRSSSTEATSFRNSSMKMYERNHSESNDLEDNNQFSLDCSDEGQKNEMIKKQIDKSLKENKAPMEEITPELHEWDCKRESISLLDNQKDEVNVGFSIEEDHPFINSELQFTTSLTTT; encoded by the exons ATGTCGATCCTTGGAACCAGAACAACAACCCCCAACCCCACCATcaccagcaacaacaacaacaccacTAACATGGGTACCCCTTTCTTCCATGAGTTCAAGAAGCAGGCTTCTTTCTTCCtcagagagaagatcaagatgGCACGATTGGCTTTGACCGATTGTACCCCTGCACAACT AGATATCCTTTTGGTTGAGTTTGAAAGATTGACAGAAGATGCTACAAATGAGAATCAATGGGCACCTGACACACGAACCATGGGTTTGATATCGAGGGCTGCTTTTGAAGTTGATGATTACTGGAGAATTGTTGATATTCTGCACAAAAG ACTGTCTAGATTTGACAGAAAAAATTGGAGAGTTTCCTACAAGGCTTTGATCTTACTGGAACACCTTCTGACCCACGGACCGGAGAGTGTCGCAGAGGAGTTTCAGACTGATAAAGATGTAATTCAGGAGATGGAGAGCTTTCAATATATTGATGAGAGAGG ATTCAATTGGGGCCTCACTGTCAGGAAGAAATCCGAGAGGGTGTTGAAGCTGCTGGAAAAGAGCCAACTCCTCAAAGAAGAGAGGGACCGAGCTCGCAAACTAACTCGTGGCATTGAAGGGTTTGGCAGCTTCAGTCACCGGTCTTCATCAACTGAAGCAACGAGTTTCAGAAACTCTTCCATGAAAATGTATGAGAGGAATCATTCAGAATCTAATGATCTTGAGGACAATAATCAATTCTCCTTGGATTGTTCTGATGAAGGTCAGAAGAATGAGATGATAAAGAAGCAGATTGACAAAAGTCTTAAAGAAAATAAGGCCCCAATGGAGGAAATTACTCCAGAACTCCATGAATGGGACTGCAAAAGAGAGTCAATATCTCTTTTGGATAATCAGAAAGATGAAGTCAATGTGGGATTTTCAATTGAAGAAGATCATCCATTCATCAATTCTGAACTCCAGTTTACCACTTCCCTAACTACTACTTAA
- the LOC122651436 gene encoding uncharacterized protein LOC122651436 isoform X3, translated as MSILGTRTTTPNPTITSNNNNTTNMGTPFFHEFKKQASFFLREKIKMARLALTDCTPAQLDILLVEFERLTEDATNENQWAPDTRTMGLISRAAFEVDDYWRIVDILHKRFNWGLTVRKKSERVLKLLEKSQLLKEERDRARKLTRGIEGFGSFSHRSSSTEATSFRNSSMKMYERNHSESNDLEDNNQFSLDCSDEGQKNEMIKKQIDKSLKENKAPMEEITPELHEWDCKRESISLLDNQKDEVNVGFSIEEDHPFINSELQFTTSLTTT; from the exons ATGTCGATCCTTGGAACCAGAACAACAACCCCCAACCCCACCATcaccagcaacaacaacaacaccacTAACATGGGTACCCCTTTCTTCCATGAGTTCAAGAAGCAGGCTTCTTTCTTCCtcagagagaagatcaagatgGCACGATTGGCTTTGACCGATTGTACCCCTGCACAACT AGATATCCTTTTGGTTGAGTTTGAAAGATTGACAGAAGATGCTACAAATGAGAATCAATGGGCACCTGACACACGAACCATGGGTTTGATATCGAGGGCTGCTTTTGAAGTTGATGATTACTGGAGAATTGTTGATATTCTGCACAAAAG ATTCAATTGGGGCCTCACTGTCAGGAAGAAATCCGAGAGGGTGTTGAAGCTGCTGGAAAAGAGCCAACTCCTCAAAGAAGAGAGGGACCGAGCTCGCAAACTAACTCGTGGCATTGAAGGGTTTGGCAGCTTCAGTCACCGGTCTTCATCAACTGAAGCAACGAGTTTCAGAAACTCTTCCATGAAAATGTATGAGAGGAATCATTCAGAATCTAATGATCTTGAGGACAATAATCAATTCTCCTTGGATTGTTCTGATGAAGGTCAGAAGAATGAGATGATAAAGAAGCAGATTGACAAAAGTCTTAAAGAAAATAAGGCCCCAATGGAGGAAATTACTCCAGAACTCCATGAATGGGACTGCAAAAGAGAGTCAATATCTCTTTTGGATAATCAGAAAGATGAAGTCAATGTGGGATTTTCAATTGAAGAAGATCATCCATTCATCAATTCTGAACTCCAGTTTACCACTTCCCTAACTACTACTTAA